The DNA sequence TGATTGCGTGACGACTCAGATTCATAACCTCGGATTCGGGGGCATTACATTGTGTCTGTCAACTTTTTACCTTTGTATGCGTGTTCATGCGTTTACGATACTCTTACTGATTTAAAAGCTACAAAAATATAGTTTGCAATTTCACTAAAGATGTGCactattttatattttaatcTAACTTGATTATTTTTATCGTAAAGGTGTATAATTTTTATGATGGAAATTGTCATACAACCCATGTATTCTTTCCCACAACTATGTTTACCTCCAAAAATAATTGAGATTGCACAAAGAGTTGGCAAAATGCCTGATGTTTACTACAACCTCAAGTTGGAAGAGGCCACTGACATGTCCGTCGTCCCAAGTTTAGGGTTTTTGACAAAAGAATATGTGATAAATAATCCTCGTTAGACTTCATaagaaaatgaaaaataaaaatcCCCTACCCACCCCTTAAAAAGCACCCCTTCCAAATGATATTGAATCTAAGTCAAATTTTATCCTTGTAAAAGATTGTTTTTAAATTGAAAAACTCTGTATTTCATTATACTTACATTTTAATATGAATATTTTATTGAATGCCaaaattcagaaaaagaaaaatttatcagatatcatatattttatttaacaaaatattgtgcaagacatgccatAATATAACAAGATATAGTTAAATTGTCAATCCTAAGAACCAGTTGACTTGTAATAGGTTGTGTAATCAATAAATGTATTctttgagtctgtaaaaatgattAGAAGACTAGACTGaaatatttttctataaacaaccatcaagctaaggaataaagtGTTGGAAGAAGAACAAGCCTTATCATGCCTCAGAATGAAGATACATAGCTTGAAGAAGAATATTGTTATGAATTGAAAAAATTTCTAAGTCAGATGTCGAGAAGTCATAAATCAAGAAATATCGAGAACTGTTCAAGCCTGTAGAGAAGTCATGTCGAGAACTGTTCACGCCTATAAGGAAATCATATCGAGATGTAAGCTACAGAGAAGTCTCTACAAGCTACAGAGATCTCTATCGTGAACTCATACCGCGATGTAGATATATCGATAAGTCTTTTTATATCGCGATgtggaaatatcgacaagtcttGTTATATCGTAAggtgaagatatcgacaagtctttttATACAACGGTGTGCAGATATCGACAAGGCCTTTGTACATAGAAGATCTTGATAATAGTTTTATTTACAGAATGCATCTATCATGAAGATTCCAAATTACTATCCAACAAaccattttatcattaaaatggaATGTCTACAAATACATCTTGAAGAGTGCAAAGATTAAGGgtcaagatgaactggacaaatgAGTGCAACAGCTCTGGAAGATTGTATGCCAGATTTGTAGCGCTTAGAAAAAGAACTTTAAAAAttgtgttagtctattttagtgttATTCCTGTAAATTGTACATGTTATTCTATAAAGTATAACACAGATCCTTTGTCTAGCACTAACAAAACAATATAGAACTTTTTGTATTTTCTCAAGTAGAAGCTAAGTTCTTAACATTCAAGAACTTAAATAGCACAACCCAGTTGATTTTAAATAAgatcaagtgagttttgataattattttgattGCCTGCCAGATTTGTAGCGCTTAGAAAAAGATCTTTAAAAAttgtgttagtctattttagtgctaTTTCTGTAAACTGTACATGTTATTCTATAAAGTATAACACAAATCCTTTGTCTAGCAGTAACAAAACAATATAGAATTCTTTGTATTTTCTCAAGTAGAAGCTAActtcttaatattcaataactgAAATAGCACAACACAGTTGATTTTGAATAAgatcaagtgagttttgataattattttaattatctTTTATAGTTGATTATTATCACTACAAAGATAATTAAACTATTAAATTCAAAAAAGCCCAAAATACTTAacttgatttattaaaaataactTGAAAAAGTTTTTGAGAAAAAACAAGAAACATACATTCATCTCCTCTATgtgtgcatttcatacctaacatGTGGTATCAGAGGAAAATATGAAaataaacagattagatcttagAAGTATGAATGCACAGaaagcttagcagtatcaagatacctaTGTTTTACAAAAGGAACTACACACTGTGGAAGAAAATGTGATGTTGTTCATCAAGATGGCTCATCCACTGTACCCTGAGATTTTAAGGCATGGACCTTTTATTTCTATGGTGAGGATACCTAAAATAACTTAAGATGATGTTGTTGTTCCCACTCAGTATGTTCCAAAACATCCAGCTATGTACACTGAGCCAGAGAAGAGAAGGTCTCACTAGACAGTGGCTTACAACTCATCTTGATTGAGTCTCTTCataatgttatgtacaacaaCATCATTAACTATGAGATAGCCAAACAAATATGGAAAAAGATAGAGGTTTATGTGAAGGTACTGAAGAGGTGAGATCAAACCAAAGACAAATCCCGGTCTTACATTATGAGGGTgttatggctaaaccaaaggaaggcattactgaagtgtttaagagattcaataagctgataaatgacttgtagtTACATGGAAAATTTTATGATAATGATGAGATGAACTTGAAGTTTTTACTCACTCTTCCTGGATTACTTAGAACAGATAATTTCTGCAATAAAGGAAGGAAGGGACCTAGGCAGAATGACATTGGAGGTTTTGTATGGGATTTAGaaaacctatgaacttgagatgttACAGAAATAGTCATTGAAGCTAAACCAAGGACATGTACTTTATGTATCACATGTCGTGATCGAAAATGACCTAAAGATGATTGAAAATAAAATTGAATCTCAAATTTAAGTTGTACAACCTATCGAGGAAAAATGCCAGGAACctcaaaaacaagttattttgAAAGTACAACATGGAGAATTTTACACACTTGATGAGTTGGATGAAATGGATCATCCATGACCTACCTGGCAAGAAAATTTTCTAACATAAAATTTAATACTCCGAATTATAAATCCAATTAATTATCAATTATCTAATTAATCACTAAAAAAATTGTTATACCGAATAACGACGATTTCTATTTTTTATAATAAGATGTACATACACAAATGTTTGTATGTTTTTATTACACCTGACAATACTAGTATACGACACGTGAACACAGTACGAAACGACATGAATAATTAGTGTTTGGGTTCAAAAatttggtacacgaacacgaaagtacacgaacacgaaaaaaCACAAATATGATTAATGTCGGGTTTGGGTTTCCGATACAGGTACACGACACAGAACGAAAGTACACATGatgaatatataaataaaattttaaaaatatacaaTATACATATTTATACTAAATACCAAATGTGAATTTTACCTATTCTAAATAACATTTATATAATTGtaaatactaaaatatattttattgttctTTGACTATGTGAGTGAGCACTTCGACATTTAATTATCTATTGCATTTTTTAACAGTTAATTTTTTTCGTATATAATCCGTATTCTTTAGTGTACTGAAGCGGATAAACACGAATATATTAGTTCAGGGTTAGTGTTACCAAATTGGTACACAGATGCAAATCTAGGTCGGATTCGAGTTTAAAATCTGGTACACGACCACACGAAAGTACATAAAACGTTTGTACACGATACGGAACGTTGACGGGACTAatttatactccctccgtcccggcCAATTTTTTACGTTTGGTTTGGGCACGGAGgctaagaaatatgtataaagtagtgaaaaagagaaagaaaagtgagtgaagtggtgggacccattgatttttaatatataaaagggagatagtggagtaaaagtagtgtgaaaagggAGAAAAAGTGGGAAAGTGGTGGGACCATTAACTATTTTGgataagttttgaaatgtaaagaattggatggGACATCCGTAAAGAAATGATTGGGAAGGAGTGAGTATACACGAACGTCAACATTTTGAAAAAGAGCTATTTGGTTCCATCACCCCTTTCCCCTTTTCCTCCCAATTTACTTTCTTTCATTCTACGCCTTCAAAAAAACATCTtcatcctctctctctctctctcatcaTTCATCTCCTCAACATCATCTCCACCTTCAATTCACACCCACCAAACCAACACCCACGTACCAAATCCTCCAAATTTCACTTTTCTCAGCTCAAGAACCCAAAAACATGTCTGGGTTTCGCGAGAATTTCCTCAAATCATCGTTTTTTAACCGATCTTTAACCATCAATTCGTCTTCAAATGAGTATTCCAAGAACCCTAGTAGTAATTCATCGTTTGATCGAAGTGGATCATTCAGAAATCCCTATAATTCTTTCGAAGCAGTGAAGGGGAAGGTTTTAGGGATTCGAAATTTATTCGAGTCGAAAAAATCGAAAGCTTCGGAGACTGAGTCCCCGAATACTAGCCAGAAATCAGGGGGAATTGATTCTAGGGTTTCGTTTAAGGATGAATTTTCGAATAGTTTACCTAATGATAAGGTTGTTGTTTATTTTACGAGTTTACGAGGAATTAGAAGGACTTATGAGGATTGTTATGCTGTGAGATTGATTTTACGGGGTTATCGGGTTGATGTCGATGAACGGGACATTTCTATGGATTCCGCTTATAAGAAAGAATTAGAGAAAATTATGGGCGGAAAGGATGTGAGTTTGCCTCAAGTTTTTATAAAGGGGAAGCACATTGGTGGTGCGGATATTATTAAGCAATTGAATGAGACGGGGGAATTGAGGGTTCGTGTTAAGGGTTTATCGACTAGGGAACCAGGGTTTGTTTGTTATTCGTGTGGGGATGTTAGGTTTATTCCGTGTGTAAATTGTGATGGGAGTCGGAAGgtttttgatgaggatgaggATATGATGAAGAGGTGTAAGGAATGTAATGAGAACGGGTTGATTCGTTGCCCGACTTGTTGTTCTTAAGTGTTGTGTTGGGGGTTAGGTTTATTGATTATAGTTGTTCAGAAGGTTTCTTGGAAAGAGATTGAGGGTGGAGCTTACGGTTTGATCTTAACTCTTGGTTGTAAAGGTGTGTGTGGTTTGTTGATTATGAATGTTTCATTCGCTATAAGATTGCCTAATGCAACTAGGATACAAGCTTATTGTGTATATTGTGCTTGTAAATTCGTGATTTTCTAGCATGCAATGTTATAGACTTATAGTAGTATGCTATTTTGGGTATGGAAATCCTACATCCTGCTTGTGGTTGCATCTGCAATTACGTTCAATAAAAAGGTTCAAGGTTTATGAGCCTTTTGAAATGTGACTGGATTGTGTTATGAAGTGTATTATCATTTGGAATGTGTATAGGAATGTTTCTATACTTTGGGATTGAAATGATACTACTGCATCATTTCTTTAGCCTTTAGTTATTTGCATTTCATTGTACATGTTGCTTGATTATATATGTTGTGGTATTTTAAATATGCACAGAGCCACGGACTTAGAATCTCTACCTTCCCGAAGCTATTTTGTAGGCTACAAAGTTAGGGATATAGTTGTGATGCAATATGCACACATCCACAGACTTAATGTTTCGACAGCAAGAGTCGAGAAGGGATCCAGTAGATCACATATTCACATTGCTAgggatattgttgagatgaaaaTAATGTTAGTGCCCGTTTGGTaacttggatttcat is a window from the Apium graveolens cultivar Ventura chromosome 1, ASM990537v1, whole genome shotgun sequence genome containing:
- the LOC141661002 gene encoding uncharacterized protein At5g39865, with product MSGFRENFLKSSFFNRSLTINSSSNEYSKNPSSNSSFDRSGSFRNPYNSFEAVKGKVLGIRNLFESKKSKASETESPNTSQKSGGIDSRVSFKDEFSNSLPNDKVVVYFTSLRGIRRTYEDCYAVRLILRGYRVDVDERDISMDSAYKKELEKIMGGKDVSLPQVFIKGKHIGGADIIKQLNETGELRVRVKGLSTREPGFVCYSCGDVRFIPCVNCDGSRKVFDEDEDMMKRCKECNENGLIRCPTCCS